GCTGCCTTCGCCAGAAATTAGTTACTACCCGAGTGGTGCGAACCTGATAAGATGCTTCGCAAGCTCAGCATGACGGAAGTTTAAAATGGCAGTAAACGACGCCCTAGCCGGCACCCATAAAATAGTAGAAGAGGCCCGCGAGCAACAGGGAGGCCAGCTCGTGCCCACGCTCAACGACTTCTCGCAGGAGTTGACGACCCTCAACCTGGGGCCGACGCACCCCGCTACGCACGGCATTTTCCAGAACATCCTGCAAATGGATGGCGAGCGCATTATCTCGGGCGTGCCGACTATCGGCTACATCCACCGCGCGTTTGAAAAAATCGCCGAGCGGCGGCCGTTCTACCAGATTACGCCGCTCACCGACCGCATGAACTACTGCTCGTCGCCCATCAACAACATGGGCTGGCACATGACGGTAGAGAAGCTGCTAGGAGTGCAGGTACCCAAGCGTGCGCAGTATATGCGCGTGATAATGATGGAATTGGCACGCATTGCCGACCACCTTATCTGTAACTCTATCCTGGGCGTAGATACTGGCGCCTTCACTGGCTTCCTTTACGTATTCCAGGAGCGCGAGAAGATTTACGAGATTTACGAGGAAGTTTGCGGCTCGCGCCTGACTACCAACATGGGCCGCGTGGGCGGCATGGAGCGCGACTTCTCGCCGGTGGCTATTGAGAAGCTGCGCAAATGGCTCAAGGAATTCCCGGCGGTGATGAAGGAGTTTGAGGCGATGTTTAATCGCAACCGCATCTTCATGGACCGCGTGGTGAACGTGGGTCCGATTACGGCCGAGAAAGCATTGAACTACGGCTTCACCGGCCCCAACCTGCGGGCGGCCGGCGTCGATTACGACGTGCGGGTAATGAACCCGTATTCTTCCTACGAAGACTTCGAGTTTGACATCCCGGTCGGTACCAACGGCGATACCTACGACCGCTTTATCGTGCGCAACGAGGAGATTTGGCAGAGCCTGCGCATTATCAATCAGGCGCTTGACCGGCTGCCCGATGGCCCCTTCCACGCTGATGCGCCGCACTACTACCTGCCCCCCAAGCAGGCCGTGTACAAAAACATGGAGGCGCTGATTTATCACTTCAAAATCATTATGGGCGAAATCGACGCCCCGGTTGGCGAGGTATACCACTCGGTGGAAGGCGGCAACGGCGAGCTAGGGTTCTACCTCATCTCGGACGGGGGCCGCACGCCCTACCGCCTGCACTTCCGCCGGCCGTGCTTTATCTACTACCAGGCCTATTCGGAGATGGTAGTGGGCACCAGCCTTTCGGATGCCATCGTGATTTTGTCGTCGATGAACGTGATTGCCGGCGAGCTCGACGCCTAGTTTTTAAGTTGAAAGTACCTGATATGGAGCCGACTACCGCCGCTGCCAAACCCCAGTTTTCGCCCGCTGCCCAGGCCGAAATCAAACGCCTGCTCACGCACTACCCCGACGACCGCAAGAAGTCGACTCTGCTGCCGGTACTGCACATCGCGCAGGCCGAGTTTGGCGGCTGGGTGAGCCCCGAAGTGCAGGATTTGGTGGCCGAAACGCTAGGCCTGCGCCCGATTGAGGTGTATGAAGTGAGCACGTTCTACACCATGTTCAACCTCAAGCCGGTGGGCAAGCACGTGATTGAAATCTGCCGCACCGGTCCCTGCATGCTACGCGGCTCCGATGAGCTGACGGCGCATCTGGAGCGCATTACGGGTGCTAAAGTCGGCGGCAACTCGCCCGATGGCCTGTTCACATTGAAAGAAGTGGAGTGCCTAGCGGCCTGCGGCTTCGCTCCCGTGGTGCAGGTACGCGAGAAATACTACGAGTCGCTCGACACTGAGGAGAATGTGAACGCTATGCTGAATGAATTGAAGAGCCTGGTGCACCGCCCTATCTTACCTTGGGAAGAAACCGGCTTGCCAACCTCGCTGCAAAATAATTAATTATCTACCACAATGGCTGACCAAGACAAAGACCTTCCGCTCGTGGTATCTGAGATATTAATTGAGATGCACGGCATGAATAGTCGGCTCCGAAACGTTGAGAATCGCCTGGAAAATGTTGAGAACATACTAACACAAGTTGTTGGCAGCATTCAGTATTTGAGTGGAGCAGTTGGTAAAGTGGCCGAAGTCATTAATAAACAACAGGAGGCAAATACGGCTAATTTCAAGATGCTAATGGAGGCTGACGAGCGAAACACCAGCCGCCTGGAAAATGCTATTCAGTCCTTTGGTCTGCGCTTCGACAGCCTTGAGTACCGCCTGGAACGTCTAGAAAATAAGTAGTATGGGACGCAAGCTATTAACCGAACACGTCAACGTCGAAGGCATCGAAACCTTCGCCGTGTATCGCAAGCACGGCGGCTACCGCGCCGTGGAGAAAGCGCTGAAAATGACGCCCGACGAAGTGGTAGAAGAAGTGAAGAAGTCGGGCCTGCGCGGGCGCGGCGGCGCGGGCTTCCCGACCGGCATGAAGTGGAGCTTCCTGGCTAAGCCCGAAGGCGTGCCGCGCTACCTCGTGTGCAACGCCGACGAGTCGGAGCCCGGCACGTTCAAGGACCGCTACCTGATGTCGAAGCTGCCGCACTTGCTTATCGAGGGCATGATTGCGGGCAGCTACGCGCTAGGGGCTCGCACGAGCTACATATATATCCGCGGCGAGTTGTTGTACGTGCTGCGTATTCTGGAGAAAGCTATTGCCGAGGCTTACGCCGCTGGCTTCTTGGGCGAAAATATTCTGGGCTCGGGCTATTCGCTTGATTTGCACGTGCATCCGGGCGGGGGCGCGTACATCTGCGGCGAAGAAACTGCCCTGCTGGAATCGCTGGAGGGTAAGCGTGGCAACCCGCGCAACAAGCCGCCGTTCCCGGCCGTGCAGGGCCTCTACGCCCGCCCCACGGTGGTGAACAATGTGGAAAGTATCGCGGCCGTAGTTCCCATCCTGAATCTGGGCGGCGACGAGTATGCCAAAATCGGTGTGGGCCGGAGCACAGGTACCAAACTATTTTCGGCCTGCGGCCACCTCAATAAGCCCGGTATTTATGAGCTTGAGCTAGGGGTGCCGGTCGAGGAGTTTATCTACTCCGACGAATATTGCGGCGGTATCTGGAAAGGCCGGGAGTTGAAGGCCGTAGTGGCTGGAGGCTCGTCGGTGCCGATTCTGCCGAAAGAGCTGATTCTTAAAACCGCTGCGGGTGAAAACCGCCTCATGACCTATGAATCGCTCAGCGATGGCGGTTTTGTTACGGGCACTATGCTCGGGTCGGGCGGCTTCATCGCGATGGACGAAACGACGTGCATCGTGAAGAATACCTGGAACTTCTCGCGCTTCTACCACCACGAGAGCTGTGGGCAGTGCTCGCCCTGCCGCGAGGGCACCGGCTGGCTCGAAAAGGTATTGCACCGCCTCGAACACGGCCACGGCTCAATGCACGACATCGACCTCATCGTGAGCGTAGCCAAGCAGATAGAGGGCAATACCATTTGCCCCCTGGGTGAGGCTGCCGCGTGGCCGGTGGCCGCCGCTGTGCGCCACTTCCGCGACGAGTTTGAGTGGCACGTAACGCACCCAAAAGAGGCTACCCAGCCCGGCGCCGTGTACCGGGGCAACCTGGTAATGGCGTAGTTTTGAAATAAAAAATAGAACGTCATGCTGAACGCAGTGAAGCATCTTGCTCGCATAGTCTGGCTGTCGTTCGACAGTGCGAGCAAGATGCTTCACTGCGTTCAGCATGACGATTAGTATCTGAAACGGATAATGGCTAAAATAACTTTCGACGGAATTGAGGTAGAAGTACCCGATGGTACTACTATTCTCAACGCGGCCCGCAAAATCGGGGGCAGCGTAGTGCCGCCCGCCATGTGCTACTATACGCCCCTGAAGGGCAGCGGCGGCAAGTGCCGCGCCTGCCTGGTGCGCGTAGCGGCCGGCTCGGCCAAAGACCCGCGCCCGATGCCGAAGCTGGTAGCCTCGTGCATCACACCAGTGCAGGATGGCATGGTGGTCGAAAATACCACGAGCCAGCAGGTGCTCGATGTGCGCAAGGGTATCGTGGAGATGCTGCTTATCAACCACCCGCTCGACTGCCCGGTGTGTGACCAGGCCGGCGAGTGCGACCTGCAAAACTTTGCCTTCGAGCACGGTGTGAGCACTACGCGCTACGAGGAAGAGCGCCGCACGTTCGAGAAAATCGACATCGGTCCCTACATCCAGCTGCACATGACGCGCTGTATTCTGTGCTACCGCTGTGTGTACACAGCCGACCAGCTCACCGAAGGCCGCGTGCACGGCGTGCTGGGCCGCGGCGATGCGGCTGAGATTGGTACCTACATCGAGAATTCAATTGATAAGGACTTCAGCGGCAACGTGATTGACGTGTGCCCGGTGGGCGCGCTCACCGACAAGACCTTCCGCTTTAAGTCGCGCGTGTGGTTTACCAAGCCGGTAAATGCCCACCGCGAATGCACACACGAGAAATGCACCGGCCACGTAACGCTGTGGTACAAAGGCAAGGACGTGCTGCGCGTAACCGCTCGCAAAGACGAGTACGGCGAAGTAAAAGAGTGGATTTGCAACGAGTGCCGCTTCGAGAAAAAGGAAACTTCGGACTGGGTTATCGAAGGTCCGGCGCACATCGACCGCTCGTCGGTCATCTCGGCCAACCATTATGAGCTGCCGGTTATCAACCCGCAGGTGATTGCCGACTTACCCGAAAGCACCGTGCGCGAACTGGAGCAAAACCCGCCGCTCAAGCTTGGCGGCCCCAACGGCACTTCTTTCTAAGTTGATATTCTCTACTTTATGTCTCTTGAATCTTTAGGCTGGCAGGGCCTCGTTGTACTGGTGGTATTCGGCGTTTCACTGCTGATTGCCACCTATTGCACCTACGCCGAGCGCGTAATTGCCGCGTTTCTGCAAGACCGCGTGGGGCCCGACCGCGCGGGGCCTTTCGGGCTAGCCCAGCCGCTGGCCGATGCCGTGAAGCTTTTCACCAAGGAGGAGTTTTTCCCAAGCGGCGCCAATAAAGCCCTATTCATCTTCGGCCCTTGCCTAGCCATGATTACGGCGCTCATGTCGTCGGCCGTTATTCCGTTTGGCAACTTTCTCAAGTTTGGCGATACCGTGGTGCACTTGCAAGGCATCGAAATCAACGTGGGAATGCTCTACATCTTCGGTATTGTGTCGCTAGGGGTGTATGGTATCATGATTGGTGGTTGGGCTTCTAATAATAAGTTTTCGCTGCTAGGCGCCATTCGCGCCGCTTCGCAGAATATTAGCTACGAGCTGGCAATGGGTCTAGCCCTGATTGCCGTATTAATGATGTCGGGTTCGCTTTCCCTACGGGATATCACCTTGCAGCAAACCCACGCGGGCGGCTGGCACTTGAGCGATATTTTCACGTGGAATGTTTTCAAGCAGCCATTGGGCTTTGTCATTTTCATCGTCTGCGCGTTTGCCGAAACCAACCGCACGCCTTTTGACCTGCCCGAGTGCGAAACCGAGTTGGTGGGCGGCTACCACACTGAGTACAGCTCCATGAAAATGGGTCTGTATTTATTTGCTGAATACGTGAACGTATTCGTAGCTACGGCCGTGATGTCGGTGCTCTACTTCGGCGGCTTCAACTACCCGTTTCAGTATGAGTTTCTTGACTTCTTGAACAAAGCTGGCCTTTCGGCCGATTGGGCGCACAATCTGTTTGTGCTCATGGGCGTGGTGGCCATGTTCATGAAAATCTTCACGGGTATCTTTTTTTTCATGTGGGTGCGCTGGACGCTCCCGCGCTTTCGCTACGACCAACTGATGCGCCTGGGCTGGACGATTCTCATCCCCCTGGCTATTTTCAATATCCTGCTCACGGGCGGCCTGATTACGTTCCACGTAATCCAATAATGACTATGGAATCGCTAAGCAACCGCGCCAAGAAACTGGAAAAGAAGCCGATGACGCTCGCCGAGCGAGCCTACTTGCCGGCGATTTTTCAGGGTTTATCCATCACGATGCAGCACTTTTTCCGGGCTGCCACCAAGAAGCAAATCACTGTTCGCTACCCCGAGGAGACGCGCCCGTTTTCGCCCGTCTTCCGTGGCCTGCACGTGCTCAAGCGCGATGAGCAGGGCCGCGAGCGTTGCACGGCCTGCGGCCTGTGCGCCGTAGCCTGCCCCGCCGAGGCCATCACGATGGTAGCTGGCGAGCGCAAAAAGGGCGAGCAGAACCTCTACCGCGAGGAGAAATACGCCGTCAGCTACGAGATTAATATGCTGCGCTGCATCTTCTGCGGCCTCTGCGAGGAGGCTTGCCCGAAGGCCGCCATCTACCTGCAAGCCGACAAAATGGCCCCGCCGCGCTACGAGCGCGACGAGTTCATCTATGGCAAGGACCGCTTGGTCGAGCCCGTATCGCCCGACAACCGCTCGAAGCGCGGCATTCAACTCACACCCGAGCAGGCCGATAAGCTGCGCGGCCAGTTGGCGTAAAAATTATTGTTGTCATGCTGACGAAGGAAGCATCTTGTCAGGTTCGCTAGGCTCCCTTTCTGGCAAGATACTTCCTTCGTCAGCATGACGTTCTTTTGTTTCCTATGTCCCTCTTTCTCTTCCTGTCATTCGTAGCACTGCTGAGTGCGTTAGGCGTAGTGCTAGCCAAAAACCCAGTGCACAGCGTGCTGTTTCTCATTCTCACGTTCTTCACGCTCTCGGCCCACTACCTGACGCTGAACGCGCAGTTCCTGGCCGCCGTGAACATCATCGTGTACGCCGGGGCCATCATGGTGCTGTTCCTGTTCGTGATTATGTTCTTGAACCTGAACGAGGATACCGAGCCGCACAAGCCGGCCCTGGCCAAGATTGCGGCTACCATCGCGGGTGGTTCGCTGCTGCTCATCATGGTGGCGGCGTTGCGCAACGTACAGCCGTTGGGCTACGATGCAGCCACTTTCAGCTCGCAGGTGGGCATGGTCGACCAGCTTGGCTTGGTGCTGTTCAAGCAGTACTCACTGCCGTTTGAGTTGGCGTCCATCTTACTACTAGCCGCAATGGTAGGCTCGGTAATGTTGGGCAAGCGCGAAACGGGCGAGCGGAATTTCTAAAAGCACCTGCCTTTTGCAAAACGAAAGCGGCCACCGAAATATCGGTGGCCGCTTTCGTTTATAAACTGCTCAGCGTAAAAATGATAGCATCTAGCAAGAAAACTCTCGGGATAATGTTTTGGCTATCGATTGCCATTAACATCATTGTTCAATTTGTCTTTCAACCAGTGGTTGCTGGCGGCAATGACGCTGTATCATTTGTAAGTGCCATTGTAGGAAGAGGAGTCGCTTTTCTACTACTACCTTTTCTGGCGCTTGGTATTATGAACGCAATCCAATACTTCACTAAAAATCCTATAATTCACAAAGTCCGTATTCTTTGGATAGCATGGCTAGTTTTCTTCTTAATTAGCACTTGGAGTTATTTGTAGACAGACTTAAAACAGAAGCGGCGGCTGATTGCTCAGTCGCCGCTTCTGTTTTCGTAACTTTAGATTCTACTTCGCCACTACGGCCGTCTTGATACTCAGCTCCGTCAGCTGCTTATCCGAAATCGGCGAGGGCGAGTCTATCATCACGTCGCGGCCCGAGTTGTTTTTGGGGAAGGCAATGAAGTCGCGGATGCTGTCGGCGCCGCCGAAGAGCGAGCAGAGGCGGTCGAAGCCGAAGGCGATGCCGCCGTGGGGCGGGGCGCCGTACTCGAAGGCGTCGAGCAGGAAGCCGAACTGCGCCTGGGCTTCCTCGGGCGAGAACCCTAGCAGCGAGAACATGCGGGCCTGCACGGCGCGGTCGTGGATGCGGATGGAGCCGCCGCCCACTTCTACCCCGTTGATAACCAAGTCGTAGGCATTAGCGCGGGCCTGGCCGATGGTGGCGGGGTTGTCGAGCAGGTGCACATCCTCGGGCTTGGGCGAGGTGAAGGGGTGGTGCATGGCGAAGTAGCGGCCCTCTTCTTCGATGTACTCCAGCAGCGGGAAATTGACCACCCACAGCGGGGCAAAGGTATCCTTGTCGCGCAGGCCGAGGCGCTGGCCCATTTCAAGGCGCAATTCGCTGAGGGCCTTGCGGGTTTTGTCGGCCGGGCCGGCCAGGATGAGCAGCAGGTCGCCTTCATTGGCGTTGAAGGCGGCTTTCCACTTCTGCAATTCTTCCTGCGAGTAGAATTTATCGACCGACGACTTCACCGTGCCGCCGGCCTCTACGCGGGCATATACGAGGCCAGTGGCCCCCAGCTGCGGGCGCTTCACCCACTCGGTCAGCTCGTCGAGCTGCTTGCGGGTGTAGGCGGCGCAGGTGGCGGCGTTGATGCCCACCACTAGCTCGGCGTTGTCGAAAACCGGGAAGCCCTGGCCTTTTACCACGTCGTTCAGCTCCACAAATTCCATGGCGAAGCGCACGTCGGGCTTGTCGTTGCCGAAGCGGCGCATGGCATCGGCGTACTCCATGCGGGGCACGGTGGGGAAATCGAGGTCTTTTATTTCCTTGAACAGGTAGCGTACCAGGCCCTCGAAGGTATTGAGGATATCCTCCTGCTCCACGAAAGCCATTTCGCAGTCAATCTGCGTGAATTCGGGCTGGCGGTCGGCGCGCAGGTCTTCGTCGCGGAAGCACTTCACAATCTGGAAGTAGCGGTCGAAGCCCGACACCATGAGCAGCTGCTTAAACGTCTGGGGCGACTGCGGCAGGGCGTAAAACTCGCCGGGGTTCATGCGCGAGGGCACCACAAAGTCGCGGGCGCCTTCGGGCGTGCTTTTGATGAGCACGGGGGTTTCGACTTCGATAAAATTCTGGCCGTCGAGGTAGCGGCGCACGGCCTGAGCCATGCGGTGGCGCAGCATCAGGTTATTGCGCACTGGGGTGCGGCGCAGGTCGAGGTAGCGGTATTTCATCCGCAGGTCGTCGCCGCCGTCGGTGTCGTCTTCGATGAGGAAAGGCGGCAGCTTGGCAGGATTCAGAATTTCGAGCTGCTCGACGCGGATTTCGATGTCGCCGGTCGGGATATGCGCATTTCTGGAGTAACGCTCGGCCACTTTGCCCGTCACCGAGACCACGAACTCACGGCCCAGCGTGCGGGCGGTTTCGCGCACGGCGTCGCTTTCCACGCCTTCTTCGAGGGCGAGCTGCGTGATTCCGTAGCGGTCGCGCAGGTCAATCCAGAGGATGCCGCCCTTGTCGCGGGTGCGCTGCACCCAGCCCACGAGGGTGACGGTTTGGCCGACATTTTCTTGGCGAAGCTCGCCGTTAGTATGACTTCTCAACATGGCAATAGTATTTCGGGCAAAGTTAGGCCCTTGGGGCAAGCTAGCCGCACGGCATTTTCGCCGGCGGTAGTCGAAATTGCCCCTAGCCAAACCTCTTAGTTTGGTACGGAGTATGCAAGTGAGGCTAGCAGCGGCGCTGTTCAGCCCGTTCACTCTCTTTTTCTGACCATGAAATTTCTTTCTTCGCTGGCCCTGGCGGCCGCTTTGCTCACGGCCGGCGCGGCCCAGGCCCAAACGAAAGTCAAAACCAAACCCAAGTATGACAACGGCACCGAGAGTAAAACGACGGGCCAGACGCCGGCCCCGGTGACGCTCGACGGCCCCATCAAGCGCGTTGAAACACTGTCGGGCATCGACATTTTTCCCAAACCCAATTCCAACAGCGTGATGCTCAGCTTCACGCAGCAGTTTACCAAACCCGGCACGC
The genomic region above belongs to Hymenobacter sp. BRD128 and contains:
- the nuoD gene encoding NADH dehydrogenase (quinone) subunit D; amino-acid sequence: MAVNDALAGTHKIVEEAREQQGGQLVPTLNDFSQELTTLNLGPTHPATHGIFQNILQMDGERIISGVPTIGYIHRAFEKIAERRPFYQITPLTDRMNYCSSPINNMGWHMTVEKLLGVQVPKRAQYMRVIMMELARIADHLICNSILGVDTGAFTGFLYVFQEREKIYEIYEEVCGSRLTTNMGRVGGMERDFSPVAIEKLRKWLKEFPAVMKEFEAMFNRNRIFMDRVVNVGPITAEKALNYGFTGPNLRAAGVDYDVRVMNPYSSYEDFEFDIPVGTNGDTYDRFIVRNEEIWQSLRIINQALDRLPDGPFHADAPHYYLPPKQAVYKNMEALIYHFKIIMGEIDAPVGEVYHSVEGGNGELGFYLISDGGRTPYRLHFRRPCFIYYQAYSEMVVGTSLSDAIVILSSMNVIAGELDA
- the nuoE gene encoding NAD(P)H-dependent oxidoreductase subunit E codes for the protein MEPTTAAAKPQFSPAAQAEIKRLLTHYPDDRKKSTLLPVLHIAQAEFGGWVSPEVQDLVAETLGLRPIEVYEVSTFYTMFNLKPVGKHVIEICRTGPCMLRGSDELTAHLERITGAKVGGNSPDGLFTLKEVECLAACGFAPVVQVREKYYESLDTEENVNAMLNELKSLVHRPILPWEETGLPTSLQNN
- the nuoF gene encoding NADH-quinone oxidoreductase subunit NuoF, producing the protein MGRKLLTEHVNVEGIETFAVYRKHGGYRAVEKALKMTPDEVVEEVKKSGLRGRGGAGFPTGMKWSFLAKPEGVPRYLVCNADESEPGTFKDRYLMSKLPHLLIEGMIAGSYALGARTSYIYIRGELLYVLRILEKAIAEAYAAGFLGENILGSGYSLDLHVHPGGGAYICGEETALLESLEGKRGNPRNKPPFPAVQGLYARPTVVNNVESIAAVVPILNLGGDEYAKIGVGRSTGTKLFSACGHLNKPGIYELELGVPVEEFIYSDEYCGGIWKGRELKAVVAGGSSVPILPKELILKTAAGENRLMTYESLSDGGFVTGTMLGSGGFIAMDETTCIVKNTWNFSRFYHHESCGQCSPCREGTGWLEKVLHRLEHGHGSMHDIDLIVSVAKQIEGNTICPLGEAAAWPVAAAVRHFRDEFEWHVTHPKEATQPGAVYRGNLVMA
- a CDS encoding 2Fe-2S iron-sulfur cluster-binding protein, which produces MAKITFDGIEVEVPDGTTILNAARKIGGSVVPPAMCYYTPLKGSGGKCRACLVRVAAGSAKDPRPMPKLVASCITPVQDGMVVENTTSQQVLDVRKGIVEMLLINHPLDCPVCDQAGECDLQNFAFEHGVSTTRYEEERRTFEKIDIGPYIQLHMTRCILCYRCVYTADQLTEGRVHGVLGRGDAAEIGTYIENSIDKDFSGNVIDVCPVGALTDKTFRFKSRVWFTKPVNAHRECTHEKCTGHVTLWYKGKDVLRVTARKDEYGEVKEWICNECRFEKKETSDWVIEGPAHIDRSSVISANHYELPVINPQVIADLPESTVRELEQNPPLKLGGPNGTSF
- the nuoH gene encoding NADH-quinone oxidoreductase subunit NuoH, whose protein sequence is MSLESLGWQGLVVLVVFGVSLLIATYCTYAERVIAAFLQDRVGPDRAGPFGLAQPLADAVKLFTKEEFFPSGANKALFIFGPCLAMITALMSSAVIPFGNFLKFGDTVVHLQGIEINVGMLYIFGIVSLGVYGIMIGGWASNNKFSLLGAIRAASQNISYELAMGLALIAVLMMSGSLSLRDITLQQTHAGGWHLSDIFTWNVFKQPLGFVIFIVCAFAETNRTPFDLPECETELVGGYHTEYSSMKMGLYLFAEYVNVFVATAVMSVLYFGGFNYPFQYEFLDFLNKAGLSADWAHNLFVLMGVVAMFMKIFTGIFFFMWVRWTLPRFRYDQLMRLGWTILIPLAIFNILLTGGLITFHVIQ
- a CDS encoding NADH-quinone oxidoreductase subunit I, whose translation is MESLSNRAKKLEKKPMTLAERAYLPAIFQGLSITMQHFFRAATKKQITVRYPEETRPFSPVFRGLHVLKRDEQGRERCTACGLCAVACPAEAITMVAGERKKGEQNLYREEKYAVSYEINMLRCIFCGLCEEACPKAAIYLQADKMAPPRYERDEFIYGKDRLVEPVSPDNRSKRGIQLTPEQADKLRGQLA
- a CDS encoding NADH-quinone oxidoreductase subunit J, which codes for MSLFLFLSFVALLSALGVVLAKNPVHSVLFLILTFFTLSAHYLTLNAQFLAAVNIIVYAGAIMVLFLFVIMFLNLNEDTEPHKPALAKIAATIAGGSLLLIMVAALRNVQPLGYDAATFSSQVGMVDQLGLVLFKQYSLPFELASILLLAAMVGSVMLGKRETGERNF
- the aspS gene encoding aspartate--tRNA ligase; this encodes MLRSHTNGELRQENVGQTVTLVGWVQRTRDKGGILWIDLRDRYGITQLALEEGVESDAVRETARTLGREFVVSVTGKVAERYSRNAHIPTGDIEIRVEQLEILNPAKLPPFLIEDDTDGGDDLRMKYRYLDLRRTPVRNNLMLRHRMAQAVRRYLDGQNFIEVETPVLIKSTPEGARDFVVPSRMNPGEFYALPQSPQTFKQLLMVSGFDRYFQIVKCFRDEDLRADRQPEFTQIDCEMAFVEQEDILNTFEGLVRYLFKEIKDLDFPTVPRMEYADAMRRFGNDKPDVRFAMEFVELNDVVKGQGFPVFDNAELVVGINAATCAAYTRKQLDELTEWVKRPQLGATGLVYARVEAGGTVKSSVDKFYSQEELQKWKAAFNANEGDLLLILAGPADKTRKALSELRLEMGQRLGLRDKDTFAPLWVVNFPLLEYIEEEGRYFAMHHPFTSPKPEDVHLLDNPATIGQARANAYDLVINGVEVGGGSIRIHDRAVQARMFSLLGFSPEEAQAQFGFLLDAFEYGAPPHGGIAFGFDRLCSLFGGADSIRDFIAFPKNNSGRDVMIDSPSPISDKQLTELSIKTAVVAK
- a CDS encoding T9SS type A sorting domain-containing protein, producing the protein MKFLSSLALAAALLTAGAAQAQTKVKTKPKYDNGTESKTTGQTPAPVTLDGPIKRVETLSGIDIFPKPNSNSVMLSFTQQFTKPGTLVMTDYQNKVVYQQALDPQNNTGEPVDLGHIQAGTYLVEAKTGNYVYWKKVRIKYPTVVRR